The Tolypothrix sp. NIES-4075 DNA segment GCTGAGGCAATTGTAGAAGATGCCGAATCATCTGAAGAATTGTCAACAGATACACCTGAGCAAACTCCGGCTAGACGCACTCCAACCAAGGCTGATTTAGAAGCAATGGTCAAAGAGTTGCAAGAAACTTTAGAACAATCACGCCAGAGAGAAAAAAAATTACAGCAAAAAAATAGTGATTTGCAGTCAGCTTTGTCTGGTGAACAATCGCTTTTGTCAGAACACAAAGCATTAGAGAAAGAAAATAGCGAATTGCAGTTAGCTTTGTCTGGTGAACAAGCCCTTTTGTCAGAACAAAAAGCATTAGTAGAACGATTGACAAAAGAGCTTTACGATGCTAAAAAAGCTGCACTACAACTTGCAGAAGCTAATTCCCAACTTATAGAAGAAAGCAATCTTCTCAAAAAAGAAAAGGAAAGTATTGTTGTCAAACAAGAAAAGGAAATTATCCCAGCTAACAGCTACAGAAAATCATATCAGTCATCAGAAAAGGCACCGCAACACCAACCTGAGCAAAATCAATTTAAACCAGCCGCTAGCTACTACAGAAAATCATATTACTCATCCCAAAAGCCACCGCAACAGGAACCTGATCAACATGAATTTAAACCAGCCGATAGCTACAAAAAATCACACCGCTCATCGGTAAATTTAGCGCAAAATCAACCGGATGAAGGTGAGGATAATTCATCTCAGATGTGGTTACTTGATTAAATGATTTCAAGAAAGCGCATATGACTGCTTTAGTAGCTGACACCCTATGCTTGGATGCGGCTATAAAGCTTTATAATTGAGAGTCAGTGTTTTTGCGATAGTAAGGAATAGTTGAAAATAGCGATCGCCACATTTATAGCTAGTTAATAAAAACTAAATGGTGCTTGCAGGTAAAAAACTGAAAGTTAATATTTATTGATTTAGACTAGCGTAAACTTGCCTCTACAAACGCCACATAAGGACAACTTGAATAACGAGATATACAAGTTGCTTTTATGCCAACGCTGCGAGCATTCTCAACATTAATGTTCAAAACTTGCTTTGCCGCTATTGTCAAATCCTTTGTAGCTACTACTTTGTTGTCAAGACTTACTTCAAATACTATCTTCTCACCTTGAGGAGCATAAGAATGTTTGCCATTTATTCCAACAACTAAATTCAATTGTTGAAACTTAGAGTTAAGAACACATGACACAGCAGCAGGTGTACTTTCGGTAATATAAGAATAGGAATTGCCGTTTTCAATAGCTGTTAGACTAATTGCAAGACATCCTGAAATTCTAAAATATGTTGTGCCGTAATTTGCGGCTGTTCAAGGTGAGGGACATGACCGCAATCTTTAATCCAGATAAGTTTACTATGTGGAATTGCCCTCTTAAATCTCTTAGCATCCTCGATACCCAAAATCTTGTCAGAATCGCCCCACAAAATCAGCGTAGGTTGGACAATTTCTGATAGTTTCTTAAATCTAAAACCACCGTAACCACCACTTTTAGTAAAAGCAATCAAAGCTAATTCCCAACTAGGCATTTCTAAATGTAAAGCTGCACAAATTTGAGCATCACTGTCAGCGAGGCTTTTGTTTTTGTAAGCAGCGCGAGAAATGCTTTGACGTATCTTTGGGTTACGTAAAAACTGAGTCGCAAAATAATCCAACGGGGGAAACATCAACTTACTTAACGGTGAACTACCCCCTAAACCAGCACTATCAATTAAAACTAGCTTTTGCACCACTTCCGGGTAAGTCAGAGTGA contains these protein-coding regions:
- a CDS encoding alpha/beta fold hydrolase; translation: MFASFLPAAVGQLREASAIALVQSIEQIAISTRLSTQSITTSYVHKGSGGTPILLIHGFDSSLLEFRRLLPLLAENNDTWAVDLLGFGFTDRVSGIQFSPTAIKTHLYSFWKSLINQPVILVGASMGGAAAIDFTLTYPEVVQKLVLIDSAGLGGSSPLSKLMFPPLDYFATQFLRNPKIRQSISRAAYKNKSLADSDAQICAALHLEMPSWELALIAFTKSGGYGGFRFKKLSEIVQPTLILWGDSDKILGIEDAKRFKRAIPHSKLIWIKDCGHVPHLEQPQITAQHILEFQDVLQLV